In the Pocillopora verrucosa isolate sample1 chromosome 4, ASM3666991v2, whole genome shotgun sequence genome, attttcttttttttttgatgcaaTTTGTTATGTCTACTACTCTATTTACAGGCAGTTGTAGCCTACTTTTTCCCCTATTTGTTTTTTGGAAGTTAATATTCccatttacttttattattggAACCTCATacacaaaatgtttttgacaTTCTTATGGTATTTGTCCCCATTGATAAGTATTTCCGaggtaaagttttttttgaaCCCCTAGGCTTTGCCCTTTTGGGCTGATAACATTacagcaaaataaaattattattttgcacCTCAAAGTATCTTTCAGTATCATACTGTTTGTAACTACTGATATACCTAATGTATGCAATGTACACTTTCCCAGGAGCACTGGACATCAAAGGGGTATTcatggatatatatatatatatatatatatatatttacaatcAGGTATGCATAAAGGACCACATTCAGTCAAACAGAATAAGGCCAAGAAAAGCTTCATGGTGATAAAATCCAGCTATGACCCTGCAAATGTCATGTCATCTTAGGGAGTAAATAACTTGTACGAATTCCTTGAGAGAGAGAACTTTCTCCATTGCAGATATATAGCTTAGCAATAATTTTGTAGAACTTCCTCCCTCTCTCTTCTCCTCTATCTTTATTGTATCAAGATCTGAATCTGGAATTTCAATCATACAACCCACTTCCCACCAGTTTTGTAAAGGAGCCTTTTTTTGCATTCAACATTTTGATAAGTTAGGTTTCAACTTCAAATGGCAGCTTATCAAGTTTTATGTCTAAAAAAAAGGGCCATAAGTTAACTTTAAGAAATTGTAAATTACATGAGGTCTTACAGCCTCTTTAATTATAATGGATTAGATATAAAGAGTAATAACCATAATTAATAACAACTATAATCATGATAATACTGATGATGACTGTTATGGTGATGATGTTAAAATTCACTTTTATAAGCATCCCTAGCAAAGACAATCCTATTTTATCTACATTTAATGTCTATTTTAATGCTATCACATCTATTTTTATACTGTTTTATTCTCTTAGACTTGtattttattcctattttaCTTGATAGGGAAAATAGAGCCACCATTTTAATTgtgttttacttttattttaaacctattttaaaGCAAGATTGAACAAGGTGGTGtattatatttctattttctcaAAACATGTGGAAAAATGACTGGCAAAACAGACtattttaatcttatttttaATTCCTACATCAGTAAAATAGTGATAATATAAGctgttttatttatattttctgccAATAGGACATGCTATGGCCATttccttttggaaaaaatagGCTAGCACAAATCTATTTTATCAGAGAAAATGTtgaataattattacaaaatagGTTTAAGGTAGactgttttatttctatttttttacgTGGATTCCATTCTATTGCAAAATATGTATAAAACAGATTCTTACTCAACGTTTTGTTGTGGCCATGGCCGATTGCAGATGTATTTTGCGATATCATTTCTTCCACAATTTTTGAGGGCTTGAACAAATTCCCTCATTGTAGGCTCCTTTGCTAAGGTTTTTAAATGTTCAAGTAGACATTCGGTATGACTTCTTCTTTCAGCTTTCATCAAGTTTAACATATCAGACTTAACCTTCAGCTCTCTTCCAACACTGAACCATGTTTTGCAAGTATTGGTCTCAAAGGCATCAAGTTTCATTTGAACGTAGTGGAACAAGTTGCCATTCTCATCACATAAGTTTTCCATACTAGAGACAAGAATGTCTATGTGacagaaagaaaaggaaggtaacaaatattttaaattatccAAGACACATTTACTACACAATTTTGAGGTGTGCACATTTCACAACAACAAGTTTCCAGATTTTGGGACTTCTATGTTGAATCATTAAAATTAAGCAGTTTTTATTAATTACAGGTGCCAGGATATTAATTGTGTTAATGTGTTGATATATGTATAAATGGTTGCAGTCAaagttttcttccatttgagTTGCATGGGTTTTTATCATGTTATCATTGCAATACATGTATGTACTGCTTTCATCACCTTATATTAAAATTTACAACCCTGGAGAGAGGTTTTTGCTATTGTgacttatataattattatcaccTGCAGGAATATTTTCTACATTCAAGTCATCCTCCCTTTGAGCATCACTGGCATGAGAAGATCCCTCATTTCTTGATATGCTGTTACCTAAAAAGATAATTGTAAACGCACAATAATATTTACccattattttaagaaaatcatTTAGTAtaagcaaaaaatgaaatgcatttaTGACTTGCAGTTATGACTTGCCAAtcagactattttttttaactattttttgtctcaaaataataggtttaaaataattaaaaaataactttaaaatagtgtggaaaaatagagaaaaaatacacaaaaaaagttgggaaaaatagtttaaaaaatagaGCTAAAATAGATATAAAATAGGCACTATTTTTGTAAGGGCATGTCAAGTTTAATTTATACGACTACGAGTGATATGTAACTGACACATTTTAATAAGAACAAGTGAAATTTCTCTTAATTAATCATTGATTTCCTTGAAGATGCaacattgaaaatataaaaaaactagTTTTTAAAGTGCTTAAAATATCATCGTCTGTACAAGTTCTATTGATTAAAGATTAATAGTGGCATTAACTCACTTTGAAAAACTTTAGAGTATGAAGGAGCTACAGGGGTAGTGCACCTTGAATATGGACACTGTATCATTGAAGACTAAGTAACTTTCAATTGAATCTCTGAACAATCAAGCATTACATTccactttgttttatttcattgtgaTTGCCACTATCCGAACCAATCAGGTACAAACCTAAACCAAACATCTTCCTAACACATCAAACACAAttagtttgtttttactttgagctctCACTTGCTGTCAATCAatcactcaatcaatcaatagaCTTTATCTAAGAGGGGAACATGTGATAATAGAGAAAATGATGACCCTGTGGCACCAAAGTTCattgttgtgattattttggttttgatttaaTGAACCTCAACCTATCCATGTGCTTcttcttattttattattttttttaatgacatgTACATTTTAAATATTATACTAGTACAGTTCATCACTAACCTTCAGGTATGACATTAAGCTCTTCCTGGTGGGAATTAGAGCCTGTACGCAAAGGTTCCCTCTCTATAGCAAAAAACATTTCATGGagaatgagaaaaaagaacagcaaaagaaaaacttattgaATGTACATATACTTAATTGACCACTCCCACAATGGAGCTTTCTAGAGCCATtacaaatgaataattaaatgaatgaatgaatatttAACATACAGTCATGTACTGTAGTAttgaaaaattgcaattagCAAGAGGTAGGTAAGTGCAGGTAAGGAGTTGAACTTGAACACTGAAATGAGTCCAATGCCCCAACAACTGACCACACCACCTCTATCATAACaagtaatagtaataggactgaCTAAGTCCagttcagtctgtaatcatatgttGAGTTATGAAAAAATCGAACCAAATGCagcaggagtctgatttgtttatcacaagtatgattacagaaagaATTAGACAACATGAAATCTTATCACCAATGAATCATAAAAGTCACAATTtccgagaaagaagaaaagccaagttaaaaaagaaagggaaaatttgcatgaaaagactgaaaaaggaggtttaaattgtttaattgtttgttggttgatttaaactacaactttgaatgtgtggcttattgaactgtccaaTAACAAACTGTCctataacaacttggcaagtgaattagtggaaaataagagttttttaaGCCAAtaacaatcaaggaaattgtaatttttacgATTATAGAAGTAATTGATTGCACtaagaaaataagaaagtaacTCTAACAAAGTCAGTATGAAAAGTGAAGGATGACAGATCATTAAATGGTTATACACAATGTAAGTAACCACATTTGTTACcattttattataaatttacCTGCTAAAGAGCTACATGTAGGTAAACATGTAACATTCCTCACACAAGAGCACCCAAGACTCTCTAGCGGAAAAGAATTCTCACTGTGCAATGACTGCTTCCTTCTCTTCCAAGCTAGCCAGCCCCACAATAAAATAACTGATATACTCAATCCCAGAAGACATAACAGTATAATATGTAATCTGTCAAACGAATGACCAGAACACTGCTTTGAAGAAGAAGACAAATTTTGATTCATCTGTTCCTTTTCTATTAGACTTGTCTTGTTGGGTGATGAGCAATTCATTTGTGTGTCACTGCCTTTCAGTAAAGAGCTATCTGATAGCATTGTACTATTGCAGTCACAACCACTTGATGTAAGATTTTTCTTTGGCAGGTCATTACATGGTTTTGGTGATCTCCTGCAATGTTTCTGGCCTTTTCCTCCAATCACTGTACCAGGCGTTAATTTTATACACTGTGACTCAATGTTCATGTTGTCACCCTCACAACACTCGGTACATCTATGACATTCTTTGTCTGTGCTATTAAAGTAGTAATCATTTGAAATGCACCTATCAGCACATTCTCTGTCCTTCACAGATAAGCAAGGACTAAGTTCAAGTTTTTTACCACAAGAAGTACACTTGCGGCACCTGATATTTGTTCCCTTGTTTGAGTAGAAATTCTGCTGACAGCTTTGACAGCTTATATCTGTCCCCATGGGATGCGTTGAACCAGGTTCCACTGTTGGCTCCTGCCCATCAAGGCATTCAGGAAAAGGCCAGCATTTATAGTAAGTGGGGTTTTGCTTGTCATATAGctcaatttcatcttttttttcacatctaTTGCCATATCCCTGCACTACTAAAACAGTCTGCAATAAAGAACATTTTAGTGTAAAAAGTTCATTGCTTTTTAGTTCTTAACTCAGATTATAACAAGGTACTGTTAATAATGGCAAAATGTTGTATCAGACTAGTGATTCCCTTTTTCCTGGTCATTTTTGCCATGTATCAGTCTTCAaatcgtattttttttaacagcagtAATCATAACCTGCTTTAATTCCCATACTCACAACAATGACCCAGCTCCTGAGCAAACCTTACACCCTTAACTGAAATCTTTAGCTATATGAACCACACCCAGGTTTAAATGATAGGTACACAATTTTGAAATGGGGTAAAAAGTTTGTAAGAGCCATAATTTTTCCAAAGCAACAATAGCCCTCAACcccaacaatttttaaaaatttttttaaagaaataacaagTATAAGTACATATATTTACAATTGTACTACAAGCATCTAATTAATTAAGAAATGAGTGAAAGTTGATGTGGCCTTTGACCATAAAATGGGTGACAAGTAATGAATATAGCTTCTCAAGATTATActcttaatttcaaaataaaattacttaaTATAAATCAATCCACCTTTCATCATTCATACATGAATTCTTAGGGGAATAACTTAACTAGCCCCAGGTCTCCATGTCGCACCTGGCTAAGAGTTGACTGACATTTGGTAGACATATGATCAGATTGTTTTGTCCGTTTGATTATTGAAGTTGTTTCTTTAATGACGCCCTCATGAGATAATTTTTTAGGGAAAACAATTCTACAGATGAGCCAATTCTTTGAAAAGCACGTCATGGTTAAACGTAAAATAGTACATAAGAACGGTGAATTATATTTTCAAGTTCACAAAATATTCATCTACATCAGCTTCATTCCGATCGTTCTTTAATAATTACACGATGCCTTTTTACAACGCAACCCTCCAATCAATAAATCACGTATCCCCCAATGACTGCATTCACAGGCAGTAAATTAGGTTTAATCCAACAGGTTTCATACGAGATGATTTCTAAAAGCGGTTAAGCGATAGTAATAAGACATGATAGCATTCTGAATGAATGAGTCTCGGAGAGAACGTGACCAAACATGACCATGacttcaaaataataatgaagaCTTGAGAGAATAAAATTTTAAGCTCGCCATGTGATGTCTTTCGTGATCACGgttgatgaaaataacaacCAGGAATTTTAAAACTTCGTCGATTAATGTGAAGTATTCAAAAAGAAAGGGTACAACTCACGGCAGTGATCAGAAGTCCCacgataattttttcttcaacttcGGCAAAGTCTTTCATCCTGAGGTGTCGAAGTTGTGTGCACCTTCCACGCTGCTTCCAAATTAAGGAGGAATGTTTCTGTTTGAAGGTATTGAAGAGGCTCTAAACGTCCAGAAGGTGTGTtgaaaagaaatgcaaattttcaatGGCCGAATCAACCTGTATAAGTCAATGACACGCTGAAAATGCTGACTGAGCTAAACATGTACGGTATGCTAAGTCACAGGATCATACTATATTATTTGggtaggtacgtcatgtatgggccattattatgtcctcaaaacatattatgtcctatactttacatacagtAACGTCTTaactttacatacaataccttacacacacatacagggctaaacaaggCTAGATACAGTAATACACAGCTCTCcagggctatacaaggctaaacgcagctatacagaggTATACGCAGCTGTACAgagctatgcacagctatacaaggctatacacagctatacacggctatacaccgctatacacagctatataccGCTATACACAGtcatacacagctatacacagctatacacggccatacacagctatacagggctatacacagctgtacagggcaataGGTATTGAATATAGgtgttgaagttgatgttatttcccTTTGACCAGTCATTCACGTTTGCTAGAGTGGTCTGCAAAGACAGGCAATCGCTGACGGAGCTGACGTTTTTATGCAGCTTGGTGTCATCAGCGTATAACGCTGCCCTCATCCCGCCTACAGTTTCACCCGGGAGACTGTTAATAAAGATCGTCCAAAACTACCCTTTGAGCTCGACCCTTTCGCAAAATCCAGGTAAATCACATTAGTCTGGATGTTCTTATCCTACTAAGTAGTGGATAACATTTTTCGTTTAGCTCTGCAGGTTTTCCACGATCGCTTGAGCACTTAAGTGGTATCTACGGCCTATCTcggagtaagaatttaaaagaaaattaagaaaattaagaaaattccctttttcagcatttttatACTTATTAGGTGACTAACTGatccttaatttcatttttgatgcgCATAATCCTTCGCCTCTCAGGAACAAATAAATCTGATGCAAATTGAATCGTTACAGCAATTGAAAGACGATTTCGATCACAAACGTTCAATAGAATAGCAACgggaactcaaaatttcttccatccCAGCATTTTTACACATctctgtatagccgtgtatagctctgttaagCAGTGTATGactctgtatagctgtgcatagctctgtatagccctgtatagctatgtatagccctgtataggaATGCATAGCTCTGTTTATCTGTGTATAgctctttatagctgtgtaaaGCCTtttatagccgtgtatagctgtggatagccctgtatagccctgtatagccctgtatagccctgtatagccctgtatagctgtgtatagctatgtatagctgtgtatagccctgtatagctttgtatagccctgaaTAGTTGTACATAGCTCTGTTTGTCTGTGTATAgttctgtatagctgtgtatagccctgtacagctgtgtatagccctgtataggtgtGCATAGCTTTGCTTacctgtgtatagctctgtatagctgtgtatagccctgtatagctgtgtatagctgtgtatagccctgtatagccctgtatagctgtgtttagccctgcATAGCCTTGTGTAGctatgtatagctgtgtatagctgtatatagccctgtatagctgtgtatagctgtgtatagccctgtatagctgtgtatagccctgtacagctgtgtatagccctgtataggtgtGCATAGCTCTGTTTATCTGTGTATAgctctttatagctgtgtaaagccttgtatagcagtgtatagctgTGGacagccctgtatagctgtgtatagttctatatagctgtgtatagccctgtatagctgtgtatagccctgtatacgtgtgtatagctctgtttgtctgtgtatagctctgtatagctgtgtatagctgtgtatagccctgtatagccgtgtatagttctatatagctgtgtatagccctgtatagctgtgtatagctgtgtttagccctgtatagccgtgtatagttctatatagctgtgtatagccctgtatagctgtatatagccctgtatacgtgtgtatagctctgtttatcTGTGTATAGCTCTTTATAGCTGTGAAAAGCCttgtatagcagtgtatagctgTGGacagccctgtatagctgtgtatagttctatatagctgtgtatagccctgtatagctgtgtatagccctgtatagctgtgtatagccctgtatacgtgtgtatagctctgtttgtctgtgtatagctctgtatagctctgtatagctgtatatagccctgtatagctgtgtatagccctgtatagctgtgtatagccctgtataggtgtGCATAGCTCTGTTTATCTGTGTATAgctctttatagctgtgtaaaGCCTTGTATAGCAGTGCATAGCTGTGGACAGCCCTGtacagccctgtatagctgtgtatagttctatatagctgtgtatagccctgtatagctgtgtatagccctgtatacgtgtgtatagctctgtttgtctgtgtatagctctgtatagctgtgtatagctgtgtatagccctgtatagccgtgtatagctgtgtatagccctgtatagccctgtatagccctgtatggcagtgtatagctgtgtttagccctgtgtagccctgtatagctgtgtatagccctgtatagctgagtatagccctgtacagctgtgtatagccctttataacTGTATATAGCCCtgaatagctgtgtatagctgtgtataaccctatatagccctgtatggctgtgtacagctgtgtatagtcctgtatagctgtgtatagccctgtacagctgttTATAGCCCTttataactgtgtatagccctgaatagctgtgtatagccgtgtatagctctgtatagccttgtataactgtgtataacCCCtttatagctatgtatagccctttatagctgtgtatagccttgtatagctttgtatagctctgtttagttgtgtttagccctgtatagctgagtatagccCTGTAttgctgtgtatagctctgcaTAGCTGTGtacagccctgtatagctttgtgtAGCcgtttatagctgtgtatagccctcaATAGCTATTTGTAGCTCTGTAcagctgtgtttagccctgtatagctgtgtatagccctgtctgtataactgtgtatagctctgtatagctctgtatagccttgtatagctttgtatagcactgtatagctgtgtatagctgtgtttagccctgtatagctgtgtatagcactgtatagctgtgtatagctgtgtatagccctgtctagctgtgtatagccctgtttagctgtgtatagccctgtttagctgtgtatagccctgtacagctgtgtatagccctataTAAGTGTGTATAGCCCTCACTAGCTGtgtgtagctgtgtatagccctgtatagctgtgtatagctgtgtatagctgtatatagccctgtatagccctgtatagctgtgtatagcactttatagctgtgtatagcactttatagctgtgtatagctttgtatagtcctgtatagctgtgtataaccttgtatagctgagtatagctctttatagccgtgtatagctgggtctagccctgtatagctctgtatagctttGCATGGTCCTGTATAGGTGTGTATAGCCCtctatagctgtgtatagccctacATGGCTGTGTAGAGCCTtatatagctctgtatagctgtgtatagccttgtatagctttgtatagctctgtttagttGTGTTTAACCCTGTcaagctgtgtatagccctgtatagccgtttatagctgtgtatagccctgtatagctgtgtatagctgtgtatagccctgtatagctgtgtatttccctgtacagctgtgtatagccctttatagctgtgtatagctgtgtatagccctgtatggctATGTATAGCCATGTATAGTTTTG is a window encoding:
- the LOC131785021 gene encoding uncharacterized protein, producing the protein MKDFAEVEEKIIVGLLITATVLVVQGYGNRCEKKDEIELYDKQNPTYYKCWPFPECLDGQEPTVEPGSTHPMGTDISCQSCQQNFYSNKGTNIRCRKCTSCGKKLELSPCLSVKDRECADRCISNDYYFNSTDKECHRCTECCEGDNMNIESQCIKLTPGTVIGGKGQKHCRRSPKPCNDLPKKNLTSSGCDCNSTMLSDSSLLKGSDTQMNCSSPNKTSLIEKEQMNQNLSSSSKQCSGHSFDRLHIILLCLLGLSISVILLWGWLAWKRRKQSLHSENSFPLESLGCSCVRNVTCLPTCSSLAEREPLRTGSNSHQEELNVIPEGNSISRNEGSSHASDAQREDDLNVENIPADILVSSMENLCDENGNLFHYVQMKLDAFETNTCKTWFSVGRELKVKSDMLNLMKAERRSHTECLLEHLKTLAKEPTMREFVQALKNCGRNDIAKYICNRPWPQQNVE